From Anaerolineae bacterium:
CGCACCACCGGCATGACGGGCCACCAGGGTCATCCCGGCACGGGCAAAACCCTGCGGGGCAGCCAGAGCGAGCTGATCGGCATTGCCAATGTGGCCCGCGCCCTGGGCGTGCGCCACGTGGCCGAGGTGGAAGCGCGTGATTTGAAGGGGCTGGAGCAGGCCATCCGCGCCGCAATGGCGGCTAACGAACCGGCGGTAGTTGTTATCCGGGCCATCTGCATGTTTGAGAGCGCCCATCACCGCAAGCCGTACACCGTGATTGCCGAAGATTGCAACGGCTGCACCATGTGTTTTCGCATCGGCTGCCCGGCCATTGCCAAATCTGA
This genomic window contains:
- a CDS encoding 4Fe-4S binding protein → RTTGMTGHQGHPGTGKTLRGSQSELIGIANVARALGVRHVAEVEARDLKGLEQAIRAAMAANEPAVVVIRAICMFESAHHRKPYTVIAEDCNGCTMCFRIGCPAIAKSDELDEKSGRPKAWIDPAMCVGCGLCFDVCARQAIEAGAEKEGKKQ